The Fusarium fujikuroi IMI 58289 draft genome, chromosome FFUJ_chr01 sequence ATTATCCCGACGAGATCACcggcaacttcttcaatTGGGGCTACGGGCCTGCATTCACCGTCCAGAACGAGGATCAGATCTGGACTCAGAACCCCTCTTTCAGCTTCGACAACGAGACTGTTTACCTCAAAGGCTGGCACATCCACGCCCCCGCCGACCACACCGTCGAGCGCCACCGCTCCAGAGCCGAGCTTCATCTCGTCCACGTCAACGCGCAGGGCAAAGAACGCGCTGTCTTAGCCATTCGTCTCGACCCAGGTAACAAGGCGAACAGCTTTTTTGCTCAGCTCCCAAAGATGATTGGTTTCAACGAAACAGACGTCAGCGAAGAGACTACCCTCAATCATAGGCTGCTTCTGGAGAGTGTTGATTACTTTGATGAGTTTTGGACTTATGAGGGGAGCTTGACGAGTCCTCCTTGCACCGAGGGTATTCGCTTTTTCATCGCGCGTCCGATTTTATTTACGAGTGTGCAGCAGATGAGGGCTATTCTTGGGGCTTCGACTTATAGTGCTCGTGAGGAACAGTTGGTCTGGCGTCATCGTATCAATGTATAGTAGCTAGGATAGATCATAGACAGTTAAGATAGCGCGAGGTAGAACAGATGGGGCTCCATTACCCACATAACATCATACATGTCAAGTTGCAATTGCATCATGATTTGTCAAAACAATCAATTAGTTTTACTTTCACCAACTATAGTACTGATAGATCCTGTCATTGACGAAACACCAATCATCCCCGGAACAGTGCGAGGAATGATATCATGATATAAGTAGCTGTCATATCTTACAATGGTATGTGGACGCGTTTTGAGGCACCAGATAGACACTGACTTGTCTATTATTCCTTCTACTAAAATGAGCGAGCACCCGGATAGCAAGGACTGAGGCGACGAGCTTCAGCCGTACGTTTCAATGGAAGGTCAACGTCCATTCTCCGCAACAGCCCTGTCAACTCATGTCCCAATCAGGCGTCGTCAAGACCAAACTTCGACCCTCAACTCAGACGTGATGTCGTCTTATGCTCTTACGCAAGCTGAGTAAAGAGTCAAAATCAATCTGTGGTTCAAAAACCTCAACTTCACGCGAGGTATCTGAGTACTATCCCTGCCACATTGGGAAGTCTGTTTCGGGGGATACTGGGACGCCCAGCAACCACTACATTATCGACTGCGCTGAGCACTGCATCAATATCTGCACACCGTCGTTCCACATGGAACTTGCCCTGGGATACAGCCGGATACTTCGTACAACTTCTGCCGAATCCCCAGTTGCGGCAGAGTCACCAAAGTCGGAAGAAGAACAGCCTGTCAGAAAATCCTCAGAATTTCCTTAAACGTGGCGGAGGATTTGGAAAGAAGCCCGACCCACGTCACTGCAGTCACTTTCGCGAGGATATGGCGAGGCGACGTTGACCTCGAGTTCGCGCAACCGGTCCGTAAAAAAATTGAAGACAGTCGCGCCATCGAAGTGAGATACAGGCCGTCACTGTCTTGGTTACGGGAATGTCAACTCTGTGATGCTGGAAGAGGCATGCTACCATCGACACGATCCAGCTGAGGCTCAGATCCCCGGCCATCAGTCGGGCCCGCGACCCTGACTGCTGCAGGAATAGTGGCCGAACCGGCAAGATCTCGAGTCCTTGTATGATCTTGTGGAAAAACCGCTGGCCACTCTGGCttacagtacatacagtCGAAAGCTCATACTGGTTTAACCTTTCGTGCCCGAGTCACTGCCCAATTCCCCACGCGCCCTTACGTAGGGACATGGGCGACGGCCACGTTGCCCGAAGCACCAAGTCAATGGCTCGGCTGGCGAGGTCTAGACTGCCAACGTGCATGTTCTCGGCCATTGCACAATGGTGCTATTAGATGTATCGTTGCGTAGCTAATTGGGCTTCAGGAGTATTTGACGAGGGAGAAAACAAAGGTCTTTACCCACTATTCCCCAGCACTCATGCCCGATAAGCGGGGTTTGGCTGACAATTACGGGCAACAAGCTTGATGGCAAGGGTGGATGAATGGGTGCCTACTATTTAGCACCGGCCAGTTATGACAGTACTTGACGCTAACGGTGGGGAGCTGAAAAGCCTCATTCACTTAAAACCCTGCCTGTCCTAAAGTAGATcttttaaaggtaaaaaaaagttaaaataggATTTTAAAcgatttaaaaatatatagtctGCTTATTGTAATTAAAGGctagaaaataatattaatattaatatctatatataagtttAAAGCAACTTTTAAGGTTTAGGAACACTATAGGTCTACTTATTGGCCATTCAGCAGGGAACATTTTAGTATACAAGTCACACCCCAACAAATCTCTTACATACAGCTATTGGCTAATGACGCCAAGGCATCCACAAGGCGTCTTTCAACGAGTTGCCTTATATGCCTTGCAGTCTGCCTGCTTgactatctatataactCCTGTAAGCTCTAACCCTTTTACAACAAACTTCACTCCGttaatttaagctctcagccatagtCATAACAAACATACATAAAGTCTACCAACTTCACAGCAAACATGCCGAACAAGCCTGAGTCGAATATCAACTGGGATCTATACATTCAGGATGTTAATTCAGTTTATATTACGCAGAATAAGACTGCTGAAGAAACAATCCAGTTCTTACGCGAAAAGCATAATTTAGAACTCAGGTGCGTAAAATGCCGgtttttactattttatataaagcaGGCCCTAAAGATCCCTACAGTCCGAGCCAGTTTCATTCCAAGTTCGGAGGGATGAAAAATATTATGGAGATGGAGTGGATGACTGGTATAATTCCAGTATGTAGGAAACGCGCCCTAGAAGGCAAAGACAGTGATGTCTATCTTTACGGAAATAAGCTCCGTTCAAAAAAACTCAAGAAAGGCTTCGACCGGTACTCATACGGGTTGAGCCAAAATTTGGACGACTTGGATACCTCAGCAGGTATTTCATTCTATATTTACTCGGGTCATGCCAGACGACCAGCTGACTGTGGTCCCAAGTGATCGGACGGAATCTGAGCGATCGGCTTTGCATCTTAACCCCTCCAAGTCATTCACTGTCACCACCTTCCAATCTTTCCACCGAAGTCCACCAGCAGGTTGCCGGAGGCCCCTTGTCAGAGACACCAGCGCAGATTTCGTGCCCTACCTCTCCACAATGCATGATGCTATCATCACCTTCTAGGTTGAGCTACATGCTTCTTCATGGTTTGTACCGCCACTTCCCCCCGGATAGCTACATATACTCAAGCAAGTTTGCATGATTTCCATAGATGGCAGCAGTTTCGAATGTGTTAACTTCGACGACTACCCTATGTATCCGTTTGATTCACCAACCGCGCTTATACCTGAAGGGCATGCTCGCAAGTCGACTAATTCTCCGTCTCCGCAACATTATGTAGACAATATGTCTGCATTGACGAGGACCGGCGCATCTTTTGGAAGCCCTTCCGAACTGGATCCGATGTTGGATGTGTCGCAATTCCCCCCTCTAGTAAATCTGCCGTTTTTCCAGTTGAAATACGCTATCCTTCAAAACAGTAAGTGGCATATCCCTGCATCTTAATACATTTCTGTATGACCTGACATTAAGATGGAGACATCGCGGGACGCAACCCTAGATTCATGAATCACCTTCAACTTGGCCTTCCCATGGAGGACACTTCGATTTTCTCCGCCTTCGACATACAAACGATTCCAGGCCACCCTTCAAATGACCTTCCATCCATTTTGGCAAAAGTTATCGACCTTCCTTACAATAGCCAAGTTGCGAACTTTATCCCTTCCATTGTCACAAAGCTCCAGGCTCTTGTCCCAGAGTTATACCCGGGAGAGCTTAGCGCGCAAGTCCAAGCACTGTCTGATCCCTCCCAGAGGTGGCCCATTTTCCAACTATTCGAGGTCGCTGCTTATTTTTCTTCAAATAATTTGCTGCGAAATGACCAAGAGATGGCATTTATCAATTGGATACTCGAGCACAATCATGTAGAGTCTCTCATGATCTTCTTACGACAGCGACAGGATATGCTTACAGTAAAAGCATTCCTCATCAGGCTTATCAAAGCTGGCACATGTATGCGAAACACAGAATTTCTACGACATCTCCACGCAATTGGTGCTCAATTTGACAGCAGTGCCGAACAGATAATGGAAATCAATGACCCCGAGTTCTTGACTTTTGTTCTACACACATTGGATCCAGAATTACTTAAAGGAGAGCCAGGAGGCCATCTTCTCCGACAGGTTGCGCGTACATCACATATCACGGTAGCGGAGCTATTAATTCACGCCGGGGCCGAAATCGACCTTTGTTTGTCAGATGGCGCACCAACAGCCCCTCTTTGGGAAGCGATTTCCGTTAGAAACCTCGAGATGGTCAAATGCCTGGTCAGCGCTGGAGCAGACATAAACAGATACTCTGCGATGTCAGGCTATACGCGACCAGCGCGCACGCCATTGACTGTCGCCGTGTGGAGAGGGGATAGAAGAATTGTTGAATATTTACTGGATCACAATGTGATGATAAAGGGGTTTGTGTATAAGGAGCCAGTTCTTCAGTACGCGGCTGCCACATTTCCTCCTCTTTACGAACTTCTTCTGAAAAAATCAGGGAGTGCTCCCAAAGTTACTGTTGGGCAGTTACTGAGAGCCGCAAATTCTGATGCTCAACCTTTATCAGAATTCCTCTCCCAACATACTGAAGTTTCTGAACAAATGCTTGAGGAAGCCATGGTCATGGCAATAAAGGATGGAAAAACCAGAGCAGTTGTCAATCTCCTACATCAAGGGATTGACCCCAACGGTTCTAACCTACCCAAGGCCATAAGATGCCCTCTATATACAGCCGCTCTTAGTCTACGCAATCAGTCAATTGGACATCGATATATAGACCTCTTAATTGGCGCTGGTGCGGATGTCAATGTCGACGGTCTCTTGGACACACTGATCTGGGAGGAGACATTCACTTTTCCCCTTGCTGAAAAGTTGATCGATGCAGGGTTTGATCTCACACGGTATGGACCTAGTGCAATTGAGAATGCCTTGGAAAATGAGAGTCGAGATATCCCCATCTTCCTAGTCACCAAGGGTGTCTCTGTTAATAGCTACGGACATAGAGTGACTCCTTTCCAAGGCGCCGCACTGCgtcaagaccttgacctcCTACAGTACTTTTTAGAACTAGGGGCTGACATCAACAAGCCACCTTTTCCCGTCCGAGGGTACACAGCTTTacaagctgcagctgccgCTAGGTCAATGGAGAAAGTACAATATCTCCTAAGCAAGGGCGCTGAAATAAATGCCGCTCAAGCTGTGACTGGCGGGGTGACAGCCCTTGAAGCGACGGTCAGACCATGGGACCCCTTCTTTGAAGACTTGGAGCTCGAAGAATACTATGAAGCGGAAGATGGGATTGAAGAGGTTTTTATTTACCTTCTTGAGAAAGGTGCGGTCGTAGATCGTCCTGATGGGTCAAGAAGCCCATTGCTGCACGATATCATTGAACGCAATAAGACTCATTTGCTCAAGCTAGCCCTGGAAGGGGGAGCCAACACAACCCACCACTGGAgaacatcttcatcgtcgtggTGTGCAAGAACGCCTCTTCAACTTGCTGCAGAAATGGGCCTGGTAGAGGCTCTGAAACTTCTCCTGTATCACAGGGCAGATCCGAATGCCCCTCCAGCGCACCTCCATGGCAGGACGGCTCTTCAGGCTGCAGCGTCATCGGAAACGGCCTGCATTGAGACGGTTAGAATCCTCCTGGATGGGGATGCTGAGATCAACGCACTCCCGGCTCCATTTGGTGGGATCACCGCCTTGCAAGGCGCCGCAATTAAAGGCCATTTCCAAATCGCGCTCCTTCTAATCCGAGAAGGCGCAAATGTGAACGCTCCTCCTGCGATCAAAGACGGACGAACTGCGATCGAAGGAGCTGCAGAGCATGGACGATTAGATATGGTACAGATGTTGCTAGATGCAGGCGCAATTGGAGACCAGAGGACCGGTTTCATGAAGGCCATCAGTTTAGCAAGGCAAAACAGGCATTTCACGGTTGTTGAATTGCTTAAGTCCCAAACAAGTAAGCTTGATACTTGAGTAGTAAGTTTATTCCGAGTTATATAAGCTTgttctttaaattattaggttaatataaagttattatttctataacaGGAATTAACCTAGAGAGTTTACAAGCAATTTACTGGCTTTTtgaattaattattttatcttcttttagtcATTTTAAGAGGAATTCTGTAAGAATAGGCTAATTAAACGTTTTAGGCAACCCAGTACTAAAGGAACATGACAAAAGGGGGTCACATGGTCCTCAAGCCTGCAGCTAGCAATCTACTCTACCACTTATCCGTCAGGCAGAGCTGAGTAGTATCATGTCCTAAAGCGGCTAATCCAGGATTTCTTTCTTAACATTTAAGGTAAGAGCAATGATGTAAAACAAGTGATTGATTATCGATATTAACTAGACTTTTCTCTGTTTTAGATACTTACTTCACGTCCCTTTGTCAACCTTGCGATGCAGTTCAATAGGCTTTTAACTAGGACGATGAACTTTTTCAACGGGAAATAAACGAAGCAGAGGTTGCACAAGTACTTTTTCTGCAATCAACAAACCCGGTAGTGGTAGTAGTTTCTGTCATGCCCTTGGGCTTGGAAACGGCCTTTGTAGTCGTGGTGGTAGTGCACCTAAGCATCTGTTAGATCGAGAGCTCAAGTTGGGCATACAAAGATGCTTTAGGGAAGGTCAAGGTGATGTCTACATATTGGTAGTGTTGCTCGACGTAGAGATTAGTAGCTTTGGCCTTAAGTAAGAATGAGTTTATATTGTAGTGGCTGAATGTGTACTCTGATATGTCTTGATGAGACAATAATAGCACGCTGCCTGTACTTTGTATCCTTGAGGACTACGCTGGGAGAAGTGCTGGTTTCAATAAGGCTCATCCTTCCTGGCAACAGGCAATAACCTTGAGATCTGCAGCCTGCTCAACCAACAAAGCGTGATCCAAGCTTAGTTACTCTATTTTCGAGCGGTTGCTGGCCCCTATGAATTTGATTTCTAGCAATAACTGATGAGGAGAGTTTGCTATTGTGATCCACCTTACAACTGTGGTATGCTTCGCGATTTCAATCACGGGTTGGGGACAAAACAGGCTTGAGCCAAGGTGATTGTTGGTGATATCACTCTCTCGCATGCTTGACGGAATATTATTGGCTTGCCTCAGTGGATTGTGACTGCTTAGCTTGTCCGATAAGGCTCAGTACGTGAAACAAGTGCGGGGTTGACGTACCACGAACGTTCACccattttcttttttcagTATCTATCGCTAGCTCTGTGCTCTTTTCGCCCGATCACCTTCCTGTAGTTTTTATGAGACAAACCCAGAAACAGGAGCTGGTTCACCTGGTAATTTGCGAGACTACATATCATGCATAACAATAACAAAGTCGAAATGGATAAATCAACAAAACGGCCTGACAAGATCCCATCACCTATTAGATCACTCCAAGATCTGACGATTATCGAAGCCTGGGACACAGAAACGAACAAGCCTAAATATGTCACATTCTATCATGTTACCCCCGAAGAAGAAGTGTTCTTTGCCCAGTCGACAAAAAACAAAATGGAATTAAGTCTTGCAGAGTTCACCGCAGCCCTGCATCATGttcgagatgaagagatttACCCCGAAGTCCCTAAGGACGCCAACCTCAAACTGGCACCCGATCATATCGATGGCAGTTTGGTGTACATCAAAAGACCAGGCCTCAATAATTATGAGACGATGAAGGGAACCGATTTTATCCCTAAAGAACTCTTAGCTGAAACACTTACGATGGAAAAGGTATCTCAGACGCCACATCCCCATATTGTGGGCTATTATGGCTGCCGTGTCAGGCGTGGACGCATAACATCGATagtccttgagaagctggatCAAACACTACAACAATACTCGAGCACTCCCGAATTTAAAAAGCTGGATAAGCTCAAATTTCTCGAGGCTCTCGAATCAGCGGTGCATCACATCCACTCACTGGGCCTAGCTCACAACGACATCAACCCACACAACATTATGGTGAAGGATGGAATACCGGTGCTGATTGACTTTGGGTCATGTCAGCCTGTAGGGCAGCGGCTTCAGTCACTTGGGACGGAAGGGTGGTATGAGGAACTGTTCTTTACTTCTGAGACAAAACATGACACGTACTCTTTGAACAAACTTCGAGACTGGATTCAAAACTAGGAATGACCTATATGCCAATAGGAAACTGTTACTTGAGGGGCTATTACAATACAGTATTGGATGAAACCAAGAGAACAAACAGTCCGACTTCACAAGCAACGGCCCCTTATACTATAGCGGCGAATCCTGAGCCCCGGCTGGCCGCTGCTGGTTTAAAGCCATACCAATAAGCATACTACAAGTGCTATCAGCCTACAAGGCGACTGGCTGGGTAGCTTGGTACTGCAATAACTTAGCTTGACTTGTCCTTATTTTAACACTCGGCAGATGTCCCTTGGTTTGGAGGTAGTTCCTCGGCATACCCTCGGCACAGCCCCACAAAGTCAAATCTGTCATTGCGGAGAAAAGCACTAAAGTCTCAATCCACTAAACGAGAGCGACAAAGcagatactttattttatgCTGCCACCTATTGCACATTGTTGTACCTCGTGTGTAGGTTATCGGTTCCTCGGAAAATCAAGGTGGCATAAAGCAAGCGAGGCTTGGGCTAAGAATTTCGGGTCTAATCAACCAGTGCCCGGCTTCCGATAcgaatatctatataatattgGCCCTGTTATGGAAAATCGGGTTACTCCTTGCGtagctcttttcttccttatACATTAATATCGATCTGGGATTGGCTCTTTGtcgagaaagaaaacacctGGTGCCGTCCTTGGTAGTTATgtatcaacaacaacaggcCTTGTCCAAAGTCATTGAGCTGGCTAAAAACCCAAAGGTTCAAGTCGCTGCTGGAgtcctccttgtcctcaagTCGCTGGGGTACTTGAATGCCTGGTATACGAAGAGGAAGGTCAACAATCATGTTAGCGACCCTTCATGGGATTGGGGCCGCGAAATTGTGGTTGTTACTGGAGGAAGCAATGGAATTGGGGCAGCGATAGTTTCCCGGTTTGCTGAAAGTggcgtcaaggtcttgatACTGGATCGGAACCCTCCTGCTACCAAGTTGGGTAAGTCCCGTTAGTTCGCGATGCATTTATTACGCCGTAAGTGATGTGTTGTCAACAGACATCTGACGTTATTTAGCCACAAATACATACTTCTACAAGATCGACCTTTCGGATTCGGAAGCCATATCATCGGTTGCGGATCAAATCAGAGAAGACCACGGCAACCCGACCGTTCTGATCAACAATGCCGGATTTGCAGAATTAAAAGCTATACTAGACTTGCCGGACTCTTACTTCAAGAATATCTTTGACGTAAACCTCCTCGCTCCCTACCTCCTCACCAAGCAGTTCCTCCCCAGCATGATCAAGCGGGATCACGGTCACATTGTCAATATTGCTAGCCAAGCATCTTTCGCTACGCAAGCAACGAATGTGGCCTATGGCTCCACCAAGGTCGGCCTACTGGCTTTCCACGAAGGCCTTGGCCAGGAGCTGAGATATATCTACAAGGCCCCTCGCGTTCGCACTAGGTGAGTTGCTTCCCCTCCGTCATACATGTAAGCGCCTCCTGACGCTTGAAAGTGTTGTGCATCCCTCATGGATCAGGACGGCTATGACAGCAGAGATGGAAGCAAACGGAAAGCTGAAGGACACAGTCACGCCAGCTGAAGTTGTGGCTGATAGAATTTGCGACCAGGTCTATTCTGGCTATGGTGCACAGATCCTTGTGCCATCTAACTTGTGGTGGACTTCCCTAATCCGAGGACTGCCAGGATGGCTTCAAGAGTCTTTGCGTAATCAAGTTTCCCTCATCTTGATGACTGCCATGGGCACTGGGCCTAAGTAAGGCACAAACATAGACTACAGAGACATTATTACTAGACTTATCTACCTATATTTACACTCTATATCCTTGCTCCCCCCAAAAGGCTCACCATGACCATCACATAGAACATGAAATGGCATCAATAGTTATGGAGGGGACACCGCTCGTTGTAACTCGCCCCGAATCTAAGTATCATAACTATCCTTCCGGGCTCATGAATGCAATTGGCCATGAAAGCCACTGTCGAGTATTGGGAGAAATAACGAGAATCTCTCCTATGACATGTGCTGCCCATCCGTGCATGAACCAATATTGAGCCTCAACTGTCCGAAGTAAGACGCAAAAATGTCCCAAAATGACTGTTGAGATGAGGTCTATCTGGCGCAGCCCTCCCATGTAATCATCTCCAAGCCGGTAGACCCAGCCTATGACATCCAGAAGCCTACCCACTGTATCCAAGGCGGCGTCTTGCCCTTTGCAAAATGTCCTCTCAAAACAGGTAGTAAGCGCCTGAAGCTCACGATCGTAAACGTTGTCCATATTCTCTTCTGCTAACTGAGCGATTAGATTAGAGATTCTGTTCAAAGAGGAGCGCCAGTCTTCGATGCCGTCAGTCATCAAGTTTGGGTTAGTTGCTGCGGTGTGCTCTAGTGTATCGCCGCTAGGTAGCGGAGCATACTGTGCCAGCGTACCCGAGAATATCGAAGACCAGCCAGTGGACTCGACAACCAAACGAACGCCCCTAAGGAGATGAAGCCACGAAACTTGTCCTTTAATGTCGGTTAAGAGAAGATTCCCGGGACTTGGACCCTTGGCGAGAGCAATGAAGCATATCAAGACACATGTCAGATACGCAGCTGGGCCGTTATCTCCACCAAGATTGCTGATCAAAATCATCGCCGGCTGCAACGCGGCCGTCAAATGCGTTTCCGCAATCAATGAATATCGCTGCTCGTCAATAGGTTTGATCCACGTCAGATGAAATGCTGACATCGAGATATGAACTTGAGTATGCAATTGTGTTGAAATCCCACTCGAGGCGCTTCAGCTCTCGTGATCCGACCGAGGGACATGTAGATCGTGGCGGCGAGAAATGGCGGGGCTACAAGGACGAGTAGGTTTTGGATTAAAAAGGGCAATGTCTGTCTCAAGTTGTCGTGAGACCGTGATCAAAACCAATACGCGGCGGACTCCACTAGAAACAGCATCAGCTAAATGGAACAACACAGATGTGGGTAGGTAGACCTCGTACTGCCGCACCCAATTATCATGGGGATCGGGAAGGGAACATCATGATGAAGTGGGCAATGCCCGCCGCTCCGAAAAGGCCTAAGGAGGCATATGCTGGGCCCTGAGATGGGTTGTAAGGGTACAAATCGAAGGGGGCATAGCCTTAGGTGTTTGGGTGTTGTTTGTCATTTTTTGGCGACTAGTTCCAGGTAATTAATGGCGATGGAGGAGGGGTTGACTTGTGCTGAGACACGTAGATAAGCTAGAATGAGGTGAGCAAGAAAAGGaagtattaagaaataatagcTGTGTAGTTGGATAATAATTTACTACTCTAGAAACATTAAGGGGAATACTTTATATTAGAAAAATGTACTTAGTCTTATCACTTAAAATAATACAGTTTATTActctataaattaattggctattaatacttacaGATTCGGACTTCGGGCCTACAGAACCGCTAATGTCTTCTTTATAGGCCCTGGCCTACTGTTATTTCAGTTCAATTTCTAGCATCAATTGACAGCATGCTACTCGACAGTccatccttgcccttgacttGTCTCACATCAGGGGAATGTTCATCACCGCTCAGATTAGTCGAGGCTAGCATACCGAACTTTCTGACTTTATAAATAGCGACCCTATACACTATACCGATAAGATCGGAGCTCGAACTGGCCGCTAAAGGTGAAGAGTAGGTGGCCGACTGTTGATGATACTTGGTCGTTAATACGGAGCAGTGCATCACCTTGTTCCCAGTCTAAAGCTTGACCTTATACGCCGCAGTCATCCCATGGTTTTAAAAGAAGTTATTTAGC is a genomic window containing:
- a CDS encoding related to carbonic anhydrase precursor; translation: MRVSQLFAVATYVTSVLSCAKHNNHYSLKHKKRHIDPRAEPGKTDWAYEFSYNWGRLNPDYHLCQDGTQQSPIPIALKQGLSLEHLIKEWNYPDEITGNFFNWGYGPAFTVQNEDQIWTQNPSFSFDNETVYLKGWHIHAPADHTVERHRSRAELHLVHVNAQGKERAVLAIRLDPGNKANSFFAQLPKMIGFNETDVSEETTLNHRLLLESVDYFDEFWTYEGSLTSPPCTEGIRFFIARPILFTSVQQMRAILGASTYSAREEQLVWRHRINV
- a CDS encoding related to ankyrin, which produces MAFINWILEHNHVESLMIFLRQRQDMLTVKAFLIRLIKAGTCMRNTEFLRHLHAIGAQFDSSAEQIMEINDPEFLTFVLHTLDPELLKGEPGGHLLRQVARTSHITVAELLIHAGAEIDLCLSDGAPTAPLWEAISVRNLEMVKCLVSAGADINRYSAMSGYTRPARTPLTVAVWRGDRRIVEYLLDHNVMIKGFVYKEPVLQYAAATFPPLYELLLKKSGSAPKVTVGQLLRAANSDAQPLSEFLSQHTEVSEQMLEEAMVMAIKDGKTRAVVNLLHQGIDPNGSNLPKAIRCPLYTAALSLRNQSIGHRYIDLLIGAGADVNVDGLLDTLIWEETFTFPLAEKLIDAGFDLTRYGPSAIENALENESRDIPIFLVTKGVSVNSYGHRVTPFQGAALRQDLDLLQYFLELGADINKPPFPVRGYTALQAAAAARSMEKVQYLLSKGAEINAAQAVTGGVTALEATVRPWDPFFEDLELEEYYEAEDGIEEVFIYLLEKGAVVDRPDGSRSPLLHDIIERNKTHLLKLALEGGANTTHHWRTSSSSWCARTPLQLAAEMGLVEALKLLLYHRADPNAPPAHLHGRTALQAAASSETACIETVRILLDGDAEINALPAPFGGITALQGAAIKGHFQIALLLIREGANVNAPPAIKDGRTAIEGAAEHGRLDMVQMLLDAGAIGDQRTGFMKAISLARQNRHFTVVELLKSQTSKLDT
- a CDS encoding related to a retinal short-chain dehydrogenase/reductase — its product is MYQQQQALSKVIELAKNPKVQVAAGVLLVLKSLGYLNAWYTKRKVNNHVSDPSWDWGREIVVVTGGSNGIGAAIVSRFAESGVKVLILDRNPPATKLATNTYFYKIDLSDSEAISSVADQIREDHGNPTVLINNAGFAELKAILDLPDSYFKNIFDVNLLAPYLLTKQFLPSMIKRDHGHIVNIASQASFATQATNVAYGSTKVGLLAFHEGLGQELRYIYKAPRVRTSVVHPSWIRTAMTAEMEANGKLKDTVTPAEVVADRICDQVYSGYGAQILVPSNLWWTSLIRGLPGWLQESLRNQVSLILMTAMGTGPK
- a CDS encoding ECM22-like sterol regulatory element-binding family protein; this encodes MSAFHLTWIKPIDEQRYSLIAETHLTAALQPAMILISNLGGDNGPAAYLTCVLICFIALAKGPSPGNLLLTDIKGQVSWLHLLRGVRLVVESTGWSSIFSGTLAQYAPLPSGDTLEHTAATNPNLMTDGIEDWRSSLNRISNLIAQLAEENMDNVYDRELQALTTCFERTFCKGQDAALDTVGRLLDVIGWVYRLGDDYMGGLRQIDLISTVILGHFCVLLRTVEAQYWFMHGWAAHVIGEILVISPNTRQWLSWPIAFMSPEG